The Oncorhynchus nerka isolate Pitt River linkage group LG12, Oner_Uvic_2.0, whole genome shotgun sequence genome includes a region encoding these proteins:
- the pals1a gene encoding LOW QUALITY PROTEIN: protein PALS1 (The sequence of the model RefSeq protein was modified relative to this genomic sequence to represent the inferred CDS: inserted 3 bases in 2 codons) → MQKSHLIVLPPANHLQTXTHGGGGAGEGARVIMITTSYMNGHMTESDGRGGVEANQEEPQQWHREMAVDCPGDLGARTLPVRRSAQLERIRQHQEDRRRKEEEGRNRQELDLTASIRLKKLSQNPKVGIDNPTFDPIEGPGGPLGLPPNLGAPTLLELEELLMSLKQVQHCLSDGQSQEDVELVLQLVQKTDFQKAFNIHNAVAQHMNRPSPPFPHTDRAQGLAHEVQSMVHNSQHKEGLELNTLLSSPHVQAVLLAHDCVAEQEMQLEPLTPDPCEALTQWGGETVKIVRMEKARDIPLGATVRNDMDSVVISRIVKGGAAERSGLLHEGDEVLEINGVEIRGKDVNEVFDILAEMHGTLTFILIPSSQNKPPPIKETVVHVKAHFDYDPSDDPYVPCRELGLXFQKGDILHIISQDDPNWWQAYRDGDEDNQPLAGLVPGKSFQQQREAMKQTIEEDKEPEKSGKLWCAKKNKKKRKKLLYNVKQNDDNDSEEILTYEEMALYHQPANRKRPIALIGPPNCGQNDLRQRLLSSQPDRFGGAVPHTTRNRRDVEVSGRDYHFVSRQAFDMDATAGKFIESGEFEKNLYGTSTDSVRQLINMGKICLLCLHTQSLKTLRSSDLKPYIIFIAPPSQERLRALLTKESKNPKPEELRDIIEKAREMEQNFGHLFDAAIVNTDQDKAYQELLRLINKLDTEPQWVPSSWLR, encoded by the exons ATGCAGAAATCACACCTCATAGTGCTTCCCCCAGCCAACCacttgcaaac cacacacggaggaggaggagcaggagaaggagcAAGGGTGATAATGATAACCACATCCTATATGAACGGTCACATGACTGAGTCAGACGGAAGAGGAGGAGTTGAGGCCAACCAGGAGGAGCCCCAGCAGTGGCACAGGGAGATGGCGGTGGACTGCCCGGGGGACCTGGGTGCCCGTACCCTGCCTGTGAGGCGCTCTGCCCAGCTGGAGAGGATCCGTCAGCACCAGGAAGAccggaggaggaaggaggaagagggcaGGAACAGACAGGAGCTGGATCTGACCGCCTCCATACGGCTCAAGAAGCTGTCTCAGAACCCCAAGGTGGGCATCGATAACCCCACCTTCGACCCCATCGAGGGCCCTGGAGGGCCACTGGGACTGCCACCCAACCTGGGGGCCCCCACTCTACTGG AGTTGGAAGAGCTGCTGATGTCCCTGAAGCAGGTGCAGCACTGCCTGTCTGACGGCCAGAGCCAGGAGGACGTGGAGCTGGTGCTGCAGCTGGTCCAGAAGACTGACTTCCAGAAGGCCTTCAACATCCACAACGCTGTGGCCCAGCACATGAACAGGCCCAGCCCGCCCTTCCCACACACAGACCGCGCTCAGGGCCTGGCACACGAG GTCCAGTCTATGGTTCATAACAGCCAACACAAGGAGGGTTTGGAGCTCAACACCCTGCTCTCCTCACCACATGTCCAG gCGGTGCTTCTGGCCCATGACTGTGTTGCGGAGCAGGAGATGCAGCTGGagcccctgacccctgacccctgtgaGGCTCTCACCCAGTGGGGAGGGGAGACTGTCAAGATAGTCCGCATGGAGAAGGCCAGGGACATCCCACTG GGTGCGACAGTGCGTAACGACATGGACAGCGTGGTAATAAGCCGCATCGTGAAGGGCGGTGCGGCGGAGCGCAGCGGGCTGCTGCATGAAGGAGACGAGGTTCTGGAGATCAACGGAGTGGAGATCAGAGGGAAGGACGTCAACGAGGTCTTTGACATCCTGGCCGAAATGCACGGCACCCTGACCTTCATCCTTATCCCCAGCTCACAGAACAAACCCCCGCCCATCAAAGAGACTGTG GTCCATGTGAAGGCTCACTTTGACTACGACCCGTCTGATGACCCCTATGTGCCGTGTAGGGAACTGGGCC GCTTCCAGAAGGGAGACATCCTCCACATCATTAGCCAGGACGACCCCAACTGGTGGCAGGCCTACAGGGACGGAGACGAGGACAACCAGCCCCTGGCCGGGCTAGTACCAG GCAAGAGCTTCCAGCAGCAGAGAGAGGCCATGAAGCAGACCATAGAAGAGGATAAAGAGCCAGAGAAGTCGGGAAAGCTGTGGTGTGCtaagaagaacaagaagaagaggaagaagctcCTTTACAACGTCAAGCAGAATGATG ACAACGACAGTGAGGAGATCCTGACCTATGAAGAGATGGCGCTCTACCACCAGCCAGCCAATCGAAAGCGACCCATCGCCCTGATTGGTCCTCCCAACTGTGGGCAGAACGACTTGAGACAGAGACTGCtgtccagccagccagacagattTGGGGGAGCAGTCCCAC ACACGACGCGGAACAGGCGTGATGTAGAGGTGAGTGGGAGAGACTACCACTTTGTCTCCCGCCAGGCCTTTGACATGGACGCCACTGCGGGGAAGTTCATTGAGTCCGGAGAGTTTGAGAAGAACCTGTACGGAACCAGCACTGACTCTGTCCGCCAACTCATCAACATGGGCAAGATCTGCCtgctctgtctgcacacacag tcGTTGAAGACTCTGCGTAGCTCGGATCTGAAGCCTTACATTATCTTCATCGCTCCTCCCTCCCAAGAACGGTTGCGAGCCCTCCTGACCAAAGAGAGCAAGAACCCAAAG CCAGAGGAGCTGCGTGACATCATCGAGAAGGCCCGTGAGATGGAACAGAACTTTGGCCACCTGTTTGATGCAGCCATCGTGAACACCGACCAGGACAAGGCCTATCAGGAGCTGCTGAGGCTGATCAACAAACTGGACACAGAGCCACAATGGGTCCCCTCCTCCTGGCTACGCTAA
- the eif2s1a gene encoding eukaryotic translation initiation factor 2 subunit 1a, which translates to MPSFSCRFYQHRFPEVEDVVMVNVRSIAEMGAYVSLLEYNNIEGMILLSELSRRRIRSINKLIRIGRNECVVVIRVDKEKGYIDLSKRRVSPEEAIKCEDKFTKSKTVYSILRHVAEVLEYTKEEQLESLFTRTAWVFDEKYKRPGYGAYDVFKQAVADPAILDCLDLTEEEKAVLIDNINRRLTPQAVKIRADIEVACYGYEGIDAVKEALRAGLGCSTEAMPIKINLIAPPRYVMTTTTLERTEGLSVLNQAMAAIKEKIEEKRGVFNIQMDAKVVTDTDETELARQLERLERENAEVDGDDEDGEMEAKAED; encoded by the exons ATGCCGTCATTTAGCTGTAGATTCTACCAGCACAGGTTTCCAGAGGTGGAAGATGTGGTGATGGTCAACGTGCGCTCCATCGCAGAGATGGGCGCCTACGTTAGCCTGTTAGAGTACAACAACATCGAAGGCATGATCCTGCTGAGCGAGTTGTCTCGCAGACGTATCCGCTCCATCAACAAACTCATCAGGATTGGACGCAACGAGTGTGTGGTCGTCATCCGAGTGGACAAGGAGAAAG gttataTTGATCTGTCCAAGAGAAGAGTTTCACCCGAGGAGGCAATCAAGTGTGAAGACAAATTCACCAAATCCAAAACG GTGTACAGCATATTGAGGCATGTGGCTGAGGTTCTGGAGTACACTAAGGAGGAGCAGCTGGAGAGCCTGTTCACGCGCACTGCCTGGGTGTTTGATGAGAAGTACAAGAGGCCTGGATACGGAGCCTATGATGTCTTCAAACAGGCTGTGGC GGACCCAGCCATTTTAGATTGTCTGGAcctgacagaggaggagaaggctgTGCTCATTGACAACATCAACAGAAGACTCACACCACAGGCTGTCAAAATCAGAGCAG ACATTGAGGTGGCCTGCTATGGCTACGAAGGCATTGATGCTGTCAAAGAAGCATTGAGGGCAGGGCTAGGCTGCTCCACAGAGGCCATGCCCATCAAg ATTAATCTGATAGCGCCGCCGCGCTATGTCATGACTACCACCACGCTGGAGCGCACTGAGGGTCTCTCTGTCCTCAACCAGGCCATGGCTGCCATCAAAGAGAAGatcgaggagaagagaggagtcttCAACATCCAGATGGAT GCGAAGGTTGTGACAGACACCGATGAGACAGAGCTGGCACGCCAGCTGGAgcgactggagagagagaacgctGAGGTGGACGGAGATgatgaggatggagagatggaggccaAGGCAGAGGACTAA